The proteins below are encoded in one region of Festucalex cinctus isolate MCC-2025b chromosome 2, RoL_Fcin_1.0, whole genome shotgun sequence:
- the klhl21 gene encoding kelch-like protein 21 → MENPVLQTQPSTLPFFDTAHAFNLLRGIHELRAERKFFDVTLCAEGREFHCHRTVLAAASTYFRAMFAGTLRESIMDRVVLHEVSGELLGLLVDFCYTGRVTVTQDNVDVLLKTADLFQFPSVKEACCAFLEQRLDVSNCLEIQDFAEAYACRELAASARRFVLKNLMDLAKGTDFERLPWKRLLEFVSDDELCVDKEETVYQIAVRWVKSDLQRRLHYWPELLQQVRLPFVRRFFLLAHVESDPLVYLSPACLRMVNEARSFQSCEYDRHDRPCRRMRPRPSTGLAEILVVVGGCDQDCDELVTVDCFNPQTGQWRYLAEFPDHLGGGYSIAALGNDMYVTGGSDGSRLYDGVWRYKSSVNEWTEVSPMLKAREYHSSCVLKGQLYVVASDSTERYDHTLDCWEALPPMLHAMDNCSTTTCNGRLYAIGCLAGEDTMAVQSYEPDSKRWSMVNCGQLPPWSFTPKTVTLNGLIFFVRDDSAEVDVYNPLKNEWDKISPMNQVHVGGSVAALGGKLFVSGGYDNTFELSDVVEAYDPATRTWSVAGRLPQPTFWHGSVSIFRQFMPLVSNAFEPAGVPDANSIHLHRHQRHQAIHNLNNVNQDVNVAR, encoded by the exons ATGGAGAATCCCGTCTTACAGACGCAACCGTCCACCCTGCCGTTTTTCGATACGGCCCACGCCTTCAACCTGCTTCGAGGAATCCATGAGCTCCGCGCCGAGCGCAAGTTTTTCGACGTGACTTTGTGCGCGGAGGGCCGCGAGTTCCACTGCCACCGCACGGTGCTGGCCGCCGCCAGCACCTACTTCCGGGCTATGTTCGCCGGCACGCTCCGGGAGAGCATCATGGATCGGGTGGTTCTACACGAGGTTTCGGGCGAGCTTTTGGGACTGCTGGTGGACTTCTGCTACACAGGCCGGGTGACCGTCACGCAGGACAATGTGGATGTGCTGCTGAAAACGGCAGATCTCTTTCAGTTCCCGTCAGTCAAAGAGGCCTGCTGCGCTTTCCTGGAACAGCGTCTGGATGTTTCCAACTGTTTAGAAATCCAGGACTTTGCCGAGGCCTACGCTTGCCGAGAGCTGGCGGCCAGCGCGCGCCGCTTTGTCCTCAAAAACTTAATGGATCTTGCCAAAGGGACAGACTTTGAACGGTTGCCTTGGAAGCGCCTCCTTGAGTTTGTGTCTGACGATGAGCTGTGCGTGGACAAAGAGGAGACCGTATATCAGATCGCAGTGCGCTGGGTGAAGTCCGACCTCCAGCGGAGACTGCACTACTGGCCCGAGCTCCTTCAGCAGGTCCGACTCCCTTTTGTCAGGAGGTTCTTCCTGTTGGCCCATGTAGAGAGCGACCCGCTTGTATACCTTTCGCCCGCCTGCCTCCGCATGGTGAACGAGGCGCGTAGCTTTCAGTCCTGCGAGTACGACCGCCACGACAGACCCTGCCGCCGCATGCGCCCGCGGCCGTCCACCGGACTAGCCGAGATCCTTGTGGTGGTGGGAGGTTGCGACCAGGACTGTGACGAGCTGGTCACCGTCGACTGTTTCAACCCGCAGACGGGCCAGTGGCGCTACCTGGCCGAGTTCCCCGACCACCTCGGAGGGGGCTACAGCATAGCTGCCCTCGGGAATGACATGTATGTAACTG GCGGCTCTGACGGCTCGCGCCTGTACGACGGCGTGTGGCGCTACAAGTCCAGCGTCAACGAATGGACGGAGGTGTCGCCCATGCTGAAAGCGCGCGAGTACCACAGCTCGTGCGTGCTGAAAGGCCAGCTGTACGTGGTGGCGTCGGACAGCACCGAGCGCTACGACCACACGCTGGACTGCTGGGAGGCCCTGCCGCCCATGCTGCACGCCATGGACAACTGCTCCACCACCACGTGCAACGGACGCCTCTACGCCATCGGCTGTCTTGCCGGGGAGGACACCATGGCCGTCCAGAGCTACGAGCCAGACAGCAAACGGTGGTCCATGGTCAACTGTGGGCAGCTGCCGCCGTGGTCCTTCACCCCGAAAACGGTCACCCTCAACGGCCTCATCTTTTTTGTGAG GGATGACTCAGCAGAGGTCGACGTTTACAACCCTCTGAAGAATGAGTGGGATAAAATTAGTCCGATGAACCAG GTCCACGTCGGAGGCAGCGTGGCGGCGCTGGGCGGCAAACTCTTTGTATCCGGCGGTTACGACAACACGTTTGAGCTGTCGGACGTGGTGGAAGCGTACGACCCGGCCACTCGCACCTGGAGCGTGGCGGGGCGACTGCCCCAGCCCACCTTCTGGCACGGCAGCGTCAGCATATTCCGACAGTTCATGCCTCTGGTGTCCAACGCTTTTGAGCCCGCCGGCGTCCCCGACGCCAACTCCATCCACCTGCACCGGCACCAGCGGCACCAGGCCATACACAACCTGAACAACGTCAACCAGGACGTGAACGTGGCCCGCTGA